The sequence GAACGACCTTTCCGACGAGCCCGACTGGGTTTTTGATCTTTATGGGCCCGAAGCTCGCAATCCGGGTACATTCGCTGCCAATTGCCTGATGGCAAGGAGATTGCTGGAACGCGACGTGAAATTTGTTCAGCTTTATCATCAGGGTTGGGACCTGCATAGCAATTTGCCAAAAGGCCTTGTCCGGCAATGCAAAGCGACTGATCAGCCGTCGGCGGCTCTGGTTCAGGACCTTAAACAGCGCGGCTTACTGGATGATACGGTCGTGGTGTGGGGCGGAGAATTTGGCCGGACGAACTACTCGCAGGGAAAGCTGACAAAAGACAACTATGGGCGTGATCATCACCCGCGTTGCTTCACGATGTGGATGGCAGGTGGGGGAATCAAACCCGGCATTACCTACGGTGAAACTGACGAATTTGGCTACAATATCGCCCATAATCCGGTGCATGTGCATGATTTTCAGGCAACCTTGTTACACCTGATGGGCATCGATCATGAGAAACTGACTTTCGAATTTCAGGGCCGACGCTTTCGGCTAACGGATGTAGAGGGAAAACTCGTGAAGGGAATTATGGCCTGAACATATTTTCCTTAACCCTAAACTTCCCGAAAAAGACCATGAATTCAAACCGCAGAACCTTTCTGAAACAATCCACTGCCGTAGTGGCAGGTTCACTTGCCGTGAATCTCGTTGGATACGCCCGTAATCAGGACCACGAGATAATCGGTCATGGTAATTACCGCTACCGGGTCAATAAAGAATGGGGTGTTCTCGATCCGGCCAAAACGCCGGTCTTCAATTGTCACGAAATGGTCAGCGACTCGAAAGGGCGGCTGATCATGATCAACGATGAGGTGAAGAACAATGTCCTGATTTACGATCGGTCGGGCAAACTGCTCGATTCCTGGGGAACCCGCTATCCGGGTGGGCACGGGCTGACCCTGGCGAAGGAAGGGGGAGATGATGTGCTCTTCATCACCGATTGCGGCTATTTTTTCGGCCGGGACAGCAAGTGGCATGCGCAGTCGGGCGGGATTTTCAAGACAACTGTCGAAGGAAGCCTTATTTTCAGTATCGGTCATCCGTCGACCATTGGCGTATATAAGCCAGAACAAAAGTTTATGCCTACTGAGGTGGCCGTAGCTCCCAATGGCGATTTTTATGTGGCCGACGGCTATGGCTCAGATTACATTATCCAGTACAATCACCAGGGTCAGTACATCCGGCATTTTGGTGGACATGCCAACGCTAATCCTGATCATAACCTCAACAACGCACATGGCGTTGCGGTCGATCTGCGGCAGCCGAACAACCCTAAACTCAT comes from Spirosoma aureum and encodes:
- a CDS encoding NHL repeat-containing protein encodes the protein MNSNRRTFLKQSTAVVAGSLAVNLVGYARNQDHEIIGHGNYRYRVNKEWGVLDPAKTPVFNCHEMVSDSKGRLIMINDEVKNNVLIYDRSGKLLDSWGTRYPGGHGLTLAKEGGDDVLFITDCGYFFGRDSKWHAQSGGIFKTTVEGSLIFSIGHPSTIGVYKPEQKFMPTEVAVAPNGDFYVADGYGSDYIIQYNHQGQYIRHFGGHANANPDHNLNNAHGVAVDLRQPNNPKLICTSREDNSFKFFTLDGKYLETVRLPGAYVCRPVVHNENIYAGVCWSKSRETGKRFDNSGFVTILDKNNRVISNPGGTAPVYKNGALQQLFQEGNTFYHGHDVCVDEDQNLYICQWNANRTYPIMLERV